Proteins from a genomic interval of Cuculus canorus isolate bCucCan1 chromosome 19, bCucCan1.pri, whole genome shotgun sequence:
- the CAMSAP1 gene encoding calmodulin-regulated spectrin-associated protein 1 isoform X5, with the protein MVDVDVCTGGESTRRKMDALTDSAVEIVPLELYDSARAKIAANLQWICAKAYGIDNVPEELKDPFYIDQYEQEHIKPPVIKLLLSSELYCRVCSLIQKGDQVAALQGHQSVIQALSRKGIYVMESDDTPVSESDLGCAPIKMSSHMAMIDALMMAYTVEMISIEKVVASVKRFSTFSASKELPYDLEDAMVFWINKVNLKMREITEKEVKLKQQIMESPGHQKSPSKWYWKLVPPDLMHAISHCMLEPVEYARVVRYRRDHLSSRQLPYFPLLEDLMKDGSDGAALLAVIHYYCPEQMKLDDICLKEVTSIADSLYNIQLLREFSNEYLNKCFYLTLEDMLYAPLVLKPNIMVFIAELFWWFENVKPDFVQPRDIQEIKDVKTGLQQKSSRPPVPISNATKRSFMAGPASTTPADLQPSTQTGPEACNRYYLHPEEPDYLGKGGSPAFSPSHPLLPLRQKQQKSLQGEDSPGHRHRSNSLTRVDGQPRGSVLAWPERKPRPLSQPTPFAVHQSASSDVDPGSSDTISLARSISKDSLASNVVNVTPKNQPHPPSSMKTNRKSLLSNVEIEDEDEELVAIIRPEERPNRVDPELQNASARVPSIVATAWSPKTNSETSESKPESFYLEPLMPAVLKPAKEKQIINKLDECGEGKQRSFITKRLNEGHLSLIRKKTNSSHVDHDLNRTFTPISSSDFTPVTDPGTADSVTLVDAGLEASRPLATSSLDPSTQELSTGGFFLHAAKSDDNIAGKVNISYVKSLNSHVPDTAWTMVRQDSDSDLLDIEDAEQDLVVIDDHPIVAKYIGEEESAKLQEDMKVKEHEDKDDASGRSSPCLSTISQVSSVSMASGSVRMTNFAERKLQRLNSYETKSSTSSSQKTTPDGSESCPAPLTTWKQKREQSPNRQNKDNVNLLASELVQLHMQLEEKRRAIEAQKKKMEALSARQRLQLGKAAFLHVVKKGKSPDVPQPHKSEHFGKEYSRHNGEDLDEVSLGSKSDEFLGKEEEREEILNDSQEVTKVKMQESIAFAEQHKPKDSAAIHDLEKNKIISVALLEDNVTDVDINECDLSIEKLNETISTLQQAILKISQQQELLMKSPSVPSPGTRSNSQDQKVKPSIHFVEPLSPTGMNSLRKPPRFGQGRTPRSGRPADLKVAKDRQQNSARVKTPTPSLETLPHLRPFPSNSLSKTPTEIGLEGSPDHGSGSQEKCFFDTYRLHDESNQRALILSTSKDANIISEMSKEVNNSFKETELNSSDGSGKENVPVDEPLRSKANLIEVDLSDLKAPDEGELENQDSSTDVISEGDQKSGVGFFFKDEQKAEDELAKKRAAFLLKQQRKAEEARIRKQQLEAEVEQKRDEARRKAEEDRIRKEEEKARRELIKQEYLRKKQQQILEEQGLGKPKSKPKKPRPKSVHHEESYSDSGTKCSSTPDNLSSAQSGSSLSLASAATTEPESVHSGGTPSQRVESMESLPILSRNPSRNTERDWENASTASSIASVAEYTGPKLFKEPSSKSNKPIIHNAISHCCLAGKVNEPHKNSILEELEKCDANHYIILFRDAGCQFRALYCYYPDTEEIYKLTGTGPKSITKKMIDKLYKYSSDRKQFNVIPAKTMSVSVDALTIHNHLWQAKRPAVPKKTQSRK; encoded by the exons ATGGTGGATGTTGACGTTTGCACGGGTGGGGAGAGtaccagaagaaaaatggatgCCCTGACAGATAGTGCGGTTGAGATTGTCCCTTTGGAGCTCTATGATTCAGCCAGAGCAAAAATAGCTGCTAATCTACAATGGATCTGTGCTAAAGCCTACGGAATAG ATAATGTCCCAGAGGAGCTGAAGGACCCATTTTACATTGACCAATATGAGCAAGAACACATTAAACCACCTGTCATCAAGCTGCTGCTGTCCAGTGAGCTGTATTGCCGTGTCTGTAGCCTCATTCAGAAGGGGGATCaggtggcagctctgcaggggcACCAGTCAGTGATCCAGGCTCTGTCGCGGAAAGGGATTTACGTCATGGAGAGCGATGATACACCTGTGTCTGAATCTGATCTGGGCTGTGCACCAATCAAAATG agtTCTCATATGGCAATGATTGATGCTCTGATGATGGCCTATACTGTAGAAATGATCAGCATTGAAAAGGTTGTTGCTAGTGTCAAGCGCTTCTCTACGTTCAGTGCCTCAAAAGAACTGCCCTATGATTTGGAGGATGCAATGGTTTTCTGGATTAACAAG GTGAACCTTAAAATGAGAGAGATAACAGAGAAAGAGGTTAAATTGAAACAGCAAATAATGGAAAGTCCAGGGCACCAAAAG TCTCCTTCCAAATGGTATTGGAAATTAGTACCT CCTGATCTGATGCATGCCATATCGCACTGCATGCTGGAACCAGTGGAATATGCTCGTGTG GTGCGTTATCGAAGAGACCATCTCTCAAGCAGGCAGTTACCTTACTTCCCTTTGCTTGAAGATTTGATGAAGGATGGCAGTGATGGTGCTGCTCTTCTCGCTGTGATACACTATTATTGTCCAGAGCAAATGAAACTGGATG ATATTTGTTTGAAGGAGGTGACATCAATTGCAGACAGCCTCTATAACATTCAACTTCTGAGAGAATTCTCAAATGAGTATCTAAACAAATGCTTTTACCTCACGTTGGAAGACATGCTATATGCTCCTTTGGTTTTAAAG CCTAACATCATGGTATTCATTGCGGAACTCTTTTGGTGGTTTGAGAATGTCAAACCAGACTTTGTACAACCGAGAGAtattcaggaaataaaagatg TTAAGACAGGGTTGCAGCAGAAGAGCAGTCGTCCACCCGTTCCTATTTCCAATGCAACCAAGCGAAGTTTCATGGCTGGTCCTGCTAGTACAACTCCAGCAGACTTGCAGCCCTCTACTCAGACAGGCCCTGAAGCTTGCAACAGATACTACCTGCACCCCGAGGAGCCTGACTATCT TGGCAAAGGAGGAAGCCCTGCCTTTAGCCCTTCCCATCCACTGCTGCCTTTGagacaaaagcaacaaaaatctTTACAGGGAGAAGACAGCCCTG gTCATCGTCATCGTTCTAATTCTCTGACCCGTGTTGACGGGCAGCCACGAGGGTCCGTTCTTGCTTGGCCAGAGAGGAAACCCAG GCCTCTGTCTCAGCCAACACCATTCGCTGTTCATCAGTCTGCCAGTAGTGATGTGGACCCTGGATCTAGTGATACCATTAGTCTGGCTCGGTCAATCAGCAAAGACAGTCTTGCTTCAAATGTTGTTAATGTAACTCCAAAAAATCAGCCCCATCCTCCATCATCAATGAAAACTAACAGGAAGAGCTTACTGAGCAATGTTGAAATtgaggatgaagatgaagagCTTGTTGCAATTATCAGGCCTGAAGAAAGGCCAAACCGTGTTGATCCCGAATTGCAGAATGCATCAGCCAGGGTACCCAGCATAGTTGCGACTGCCTGGTCTCCAAAAACAAACAGCGAGACTTCAGAAAGCAAACCAGAGAGCTTTTACTTGGAGCCCTTAATGCCTGCAGTTCTAAAaccagcaaaggaaaaacagatcaTCAATAAACTGGATGAATGTGGGGAGGGGAAACAGAGGAGTTTTATAACAAAGAGATTAAATGAGGGACACTTGTCTTTGATCCgcaagaaaacaaatagcaGTCATGTTGACCATGACCTCAATAGAACTTTTACTCCCATTTCTAGTTCTGATTTCACTCCAGTTACAGATCCTGGTACTGCAGACTCAGTGACACTGGTGGACGCAGGGTTAGAAGCTTCCAGACCTTTGGCTACTAGCAGTTTAGATCCTTCCACTCAGGAGCTCTCCACTGGGGgattttttcttcatgctgcTAAATCTGATGATAACATAGCAGGTAAAGTTAATATAAGCTATGTGAAAAGTCTCAATTCGCATGTTCCAGATACGGCATGGACTATGGTGAGACAGGACTCTGATTCAGATCTTTTAGACATAGAAGATGCTGAGCAAGATTTGGTAGTCATAGATGACCATCCTATAGTTGCTAAATACATTGGTGAGGAAGAATCTGCAAAATTGCAAGAAGATATGAAGGTAAAAGAACATGAGGATAAGGATGATGCTAGTGGGCGTTCCAGCCCGTGCTTGAGTACAATTTCTCAAGTTAGCAGTGTGTCAATGGCAAGTGGGAGCGTCCGAATGACCAATTTTGCAGAACGAAAGCTTCAGAGACTTAATAGCTATGAAACTAAGTCCAGCACAAGTAGTTCACAAAAGACCACTCCAGATGGATCAGAAAGCTGCCCAGCGCCTCTGACCACATGGAAACAAAAGCGAGAACAAAGCCCtaacagacaaaataaagatAATGTTAATCTTTTAGCTTCTGAATTAGTACAGCTTCATATGCAGTTGGAGGAGAAGCGAAGGGCAATAGAAGCgcagaagaagaagatggaagCCTTGTCAGCGAGGCAGCGACTGCAGTTGGGCAAGGCAGCCTTCTTGCATGTTGTTAAGAAAGGGAAATCTCCTGATGTTCCACAGCCTCATAAATCGgaacattttggaaaagaatattCTCGGCACAATGGTGAAGACTTAGATGAAGTTTCCTTGGGTTCCAAATCTGACGAGTTTcttgggaaggaggaggagagagaagaaatacttAATGATTCTCAAGAAGTaacaaaagtgaaaatgcaAGAAAGCATAGCTTTTGCTGAGCAACATAAACCAAAAGACTCTGCTGCTATAcatgatttggaaaaaaataaaattatttctgttgccCTCCTAGAAGACAATGTGACTGATGTGGACATAAATGAATGTGATCTTTCTATTGAAAAACTGAATGAAACAATCAGTACCCTTCAGCAAGCTATATTAAAGATTTCTCAGCAACAGGAACTGCTTATGAAATCTCCGTCAGTGCCATCACCGGGAACCAGAAGTAACTCTCAGGACCAAAAGGTAAAACCATCAATTCATTTTGTTGAGCCTCTGTCTCCAACTGGAATGAACAGTCTTCGTAAACCACCGCGATTTGGTCAAGGAAGGACGCCTCGGTCAGGAAGACCAGCTGATCTGAAAGTCGCTAAAGACAGACAACAAAATTCAGCACGTGTTAAAACCCCAACCCCAAGTCTAGAAACCTTACCGCATTTAAGACCATTTCCATCCAATAGCTTGTCAAAGACACCAACAGAAATTGGCTTGGAAGGTAGTCCTGATCATGGAAGTGGTTCTcaagaaaagtgtttctttgATACCTATAGACTTCATGATGAGAGCAATCAACGGGCGCTCATTCTCTCCACCTCCAAGGatgcaaatattatttctgaaatgagcAAAGAGGTGAATAACAGCTTCAAGGAAACAGAGCTGAATTCTTCTGATGgctcaggaaaagaaaatgtcccAGTGGATGAGCCACTGAGAAGCAAGGCTAATCTCATTGAAGTAGACTTGTCTGACTTGAAAGCTCCAGATGAGGGAGAACTTGAAAACCAGGATAGCTCTACAGATGTAATTAGTGAAGGTGATCAGAAGTCTGGTGTAGGTTTTTTCTTCAAG GatgaacagaaagcagaagatgagCTCGCAAAAAAGCGTGCAGCATTCCTTTTGAAACAGCAACGCAAAGCTGAAGAAGCTCGGATTCGGAAGCAGCAGTTGGAAGCTGAAGTTGAACAAAAAAGAGATGAAGCTCG TCGCAAAGCTGAGGAGGACCGAATAcggaaggaagaagagaaggctcgaAGAGAACTTATCAAGCAAGAATATCTtaggaaaaaacagcagcaaattttGGAGGAGCAAGGGCTTGGAAAGCCCAAATCAAAGCCCAAAAAACCCAGGCCAAAGTCGGTCCATCATGAAGAATCTTACAGTGATTCAGGGACGAAGTGTTCTTCCACTC CTGATAATTTGAGCAGTGCTCAGTCTGGTTCCAGTCTGTCTTTGGCCTCAGCAGCGACAACTGAACCTGAAAGCGTACACTCTGGTGGCACGCCCTCTCAGAG AGTTGAATCTATGGAATCGCTACCAATACTGAGCAGAAATCCTAGCAGGAACACGGAAAGAGACTGGGAGAATGCTTCGACAGCATCTTCTATTGCTTCAGTGGCAGAATATACAG GTCCAAAATTATTTAAGGAGCCCAGCAGCAAATCAAACAAACCTATTATTCACAATGCTATCTCTCATTGCTGTCTCGCTGGAAAAGTGAATGAACCGCATAAGAATTCAATATTAGag GAACTAGAAAAATGCGATGCCAACCACTACATCATTTTGTTCCGTGATGCTGGCTGCCAGTTCAGAGCACTTTATTGCTACTATCCTGATACTGAAGAAATCTACAAGCTGACTGGAACAGGGCCAAAGAGCATCACCAAGAAAATGATTGACAAACTTTATAAGTACAGTTCGGacagaaaacagtttaatgTGATTCCAGCCAAAACCATGTCTGTCAGCGTGGATGCTCTCACTATTCATAACCACTTGTGGCAAGCCAAGCGACCTGCAGTGCCAAAGAAGACTCAGAGTCGTAAATGA
- the CAMSAP1 gene encoding calmodulin-regulated spectrin-associated protein 1 isoform X3 produces the protein MSRAAAHGPPRPSRLRRCRRLPSMVDVDVCTGGESTRRKMDALTDSAVEIVPLELYDSARAKIAANLQWICAKAYGIDNVPEELKDPFYIDQYEQEHIKPPVIKLLLSSELYCRVCSLIQKGDQVAALQGHQSVIQALSRKGIYVMESDDTPVSESDLGCAPIKMSSHMAMIDALMMAYTVEMISIEKVVASVKRFSTFSASKELPYDLEDAMVFWINKVNLKMREITEKEVKLKQQIMESPGHQKVRYRRDHLSSRQLPYFPLLEDLMKDGSDGAALLAVIHYYCPEQMKLDDICLKEVTSIADSLYNIQLLREFSNEYLNKCFYLTLEDMLYAPLVLKPNIMVFIAELFWWFENVKPDFVQPRDIQEIKDVKTGLQQKSSRPPVPISNATKRSFMAGPASTTPADLQPSTQTGPEACNRYYLHPEEPDYLGKGGSPAFSPSHPLLPLRQKQQKSLQGEDSPGHRHRSNSLTRVDGQPRGSVLAWPERKPRPLSQPTPFAVHQSASSDVDPGSSDTISLARSISKDSLASNVVNVTPKNQPHPPSSMKTNRKSLLSNVEIEDEDEELVAIIRPEERPNRVDPELQNASARVPSIVATAWSPKTNSETSESKPESFYLEPLMPAVLKPAKEKQIINKLDECGEGKQRSFITKRLNEGHLSLIRKKTNSSHVDHDLNRTFTPISSSDFTPVTDPGTADSVTLVDAGLEASRPLATSSLDPSTQELSTGGFFLHAAKSDDNIAGKVNISYVKSLNSHVPDTAWTMVRQDSDSDLLDIEDAEQDLVVIDDHPIVAKYIGEEESAKLQEDMKVKEHEDKDDASGRSSPCLSTISQVSSVSMASGSVRMTNFAERKLQRLNSYETKSSTSSSQKTTPDGSESCPAPLTTWKQKREQSPNRQNKDNVNLLASELVQLHMQLEEKRRAIEAQKKKMEALSARQRLQLGKAAFLHVVKKGKSPDVPQPHKSEHFGKEYSRHNGEDLDEVSLGSKSDEFLGKEEEREEILNDSQEVTKVKMQESIAFAEQHKPKDSAAIHDLEKNKIISVALLEDNVTDVDINECDLSIEKLNETISTLQQAILKISQQQELLMKSPSVPSPGTRSNSQDQKVKPSIHFVEPLSPTGMNSLRKPPRFGQGRTPRSGRPADLKVAKDRQQNSARVKTPTPSLETLPHLRPFPSNSLSKTPTEIGLEGSPDHGSGSQEKCFFDTYRLHDESNQRALILSTSKDANIISEMSKEVNNSFKETELNSSDGSGKENVPVDEPLRSKANLIEVDLSDLKAPDEGELENQDSSTDVISEGDQKSGVGFFFKDEQKAEDELAKKRAAFLLKQQRKAEEARIRKQQLEAEVEQKRDEARRKAEEDRIRKEEEKARRELIKQEYLRKKQQQILEEQGLGKPKSKPKKPRPKSVHHEESYSDSGTKCSSTPDNLSSAQSGSSLSLASAATTEPESVHSGGTPSQRVESMESLPILSRNPSRNTERDWENASTASSIASVAEYTGPKLFKEPSSKSNKPIIHNAISHCCLAGKVNEPHKNSILEELEKCDANHYIILFRDAGCQFRALYCYYPDTEEIYKLTGTGPKSITKKMIDKLYKYSSDRKQFNVIPAKTMSVSVDALTIHNHLWQAKRPAVPKKTQSRK, from the exons ATGTCCCGAGCTGCTGCCCACGGCCCCCCACGACCCTCAAGGCTGCGGCGATGTCGACGGCTGCCATCG ATGGTGGATGTTGACGTTTGCACGGGTGGGGAGAGtaccagaagaaaaatggatgCCCTGACAGATAGTGCGGTTGAGATTGTCCCTTTGGAGCTCTATGATTCAGCCAGAGCAAAAATAGCTGCTAATCTACAATGGATCTGTGCTAAAGCCTACGGAATAG ATAATGTCCCAGAGGAGCTGAAGGACCCATTTTACATTGACCAATATGAGCAAGAACACATTAAACCACCTGTCATCAAGCTGCTGCTGTCCAGTGAGCTGTATTGCCGTGTCTGTAGCCTCATTCAGAAGGGGGATCaggtggcagctctgcaggggcACCAGTCAGTGATCCAGGCTCTGTCGCGGAAAGGGATTTACGTCATGGAGAGCGATGATACACCTGTGTCTGAATCTGATCTGGGCTGTGCACCAATCAAAATG agtTCTCATATGGCAATGATTGATGCTCTGATGATGGCCTATACTGTAGAAATGATCAGCATTGAAAAGGTTGTTGCTAGTGTCAAGCGCTTCTCTACGTTCAGTGCCTCAAAAGAACTGCCCTATGATTTGGAGGATGCAATGGTTTTCTGGATTAACAAG GTGAACCTTAAAATGAGAGAGATAACAGAGAAAGAGGTTAAATTGAAACAGCAAATAATGGAAAGTCCAGGGCACCAAAAG GTGCGTTATCGAAGAGACCATCTCTCAAGCAGGCAGTTACCTTACTTCCCTTTGCTTGAAGATTTGATGAAGGATGGCAGTGATGGTGCTGCTCTTCTCGCTGTGATACACTATTATTGTCCAGAGCAAATGAAACTGGATG ATATTTGTTTGAAGGAGGTGACATCAATTGCAGACAGCCTCTATAACATTCAACTTCTGAGAGAATTCTCAAATGAGTATCTAAACAAATGCTTTTACCTCACGTTGGAAGACATGCTATATGCTCCTTTGGTTTTAAAG CCTAACATCATGGTATTCATTGCGGAACTCTTTTGGTGGTTTGAGAATGTCAAACCAGACTTTGTACAACCGAGAGAtattcaggaaataaaagatg TTAAGACAGGGTTGCAGCAGAAGAGCAGTCGTCCACCCGTTCCTATTTCCAATGCAACCAAGCGAAGTTTCATGGCTGGTCCTGCTAGTACAACTCCAGCAGACTTGCAGCCCTCTACTCAGACAGGCCCTGAAGCTTGCAACAGATACTACCTGCACCCCGAGGAGCCTGACTATCT TGGCAAAGGAGGAAGCCCTGCCTTTAGCCCTTCCCATCCACTGCTGCCTTTGagacaaaagcaacaaaaatctTTACAGGGAGAAGACAGCCCTG gTCATCGTCATCGTTCTAATTCTCTGACCCGTGTTGACGGGCAGCCACGAGGGTCCGTTCTTGCTTGGCCAGAGAGGAAACCCAG GCCTCTGTCTCAGCCAACACCATTCGCTGTTCATCAGTCTGCCAGTAGTGATGTGGACCCTGGATCTAGTGATACCATTAGTCTGGCTCGGTCAATCAGCAAAGACAGTCTTGCTTCAAATGTTGTTAATGTAACTCCAAAAAATCAGCCCCATCCTCCATCATCAATGAAAACTAACAGGAAGAGCTTACTGAGCAATGTTGAAATtgaggatgaagatgaagagCTTGTTGCAATTATCAGGCCTGAAGAAAGGCCAAACCGTGTTGATCCCGAATTGCAGAATGCATCAGCCAGGGTACCCAGCATAGTTGCGACTGCCTGGTCTCCAAAAACAAACAGCGAGACTTCAGAAAGCAAACCAGAGAGCTTTTACTTGGAGCCCTTAATGCCTGCAGTTCTAAAaccagcaaaggaaaaacagatcaTCAATAAACTGGATGAATGTGGGGAGGGGAAACAGAGGAGTTTTATAACAAAGAGATTAAATGAGGGACACTTGTCTTTGATCCgcaagaaaacaaatagcaGTCATGTTGACCATGACCTCAATAGAACTTTTACTCCCATTTCTAGTTCTGATTTCACTCCAGTTACAGATCCTGGTACTGCAGACTCAGTGACACTGGTGGACGCAGGGTTAGAAGCTTCCAGACCTTTGGCTACTAGCAGTTTAGATCCTTCCACTCAGGAGCTCTCCACTGGGGgattttttcttcatgctgcTAAATCTGATGATAACATAGCAGGTAAAGTTAATATAAGCTATGTGAAAAGTCTCAATTCGCATGTTCCAGATACGGCATGGACTATGGTGAGACAGGACTCTGATTCAGATCTTTTAGACATAGAAGATGCTGAGCAAGATTTGGTAGTCATAGATGACCATCCTATAGTTGCTAAATACATTGGTGAGGAAGAATCTGCAAAATTGCAAGAAGATATGAAGGTAAAAGAACATGAGGATAAGGATGATGCTAGTGGGCGTTCCAGCCCGTGCTTGAGTACAATTTCTCAAGTTAGCAGTGTGTCAATGGCAAGTGGGAGCGTCCGAATGACCAATTTTGCAGAACGAAAGCTTCAGAGACTTAATAGCTATGAAACTAAGTCCAGCACAAGTAGTTCACAAAAGACCACTCCAGATGGATCAGAAAGCTGCCCAGCGCCTCTGACCACATGGAAACAAAAGCGAGAACAAAGCCCtaacagacaaaataaagatAATGTTAATCTTTTAGCTTCTGAATTAGTACAGCTTCATATGCAGTTGGAGGAGAAGCGAAGGGCAATAGAAGCgcagaagaagaagatggaagCCTTGTCAGCGAGGCAGCGACTGCAGTTGGGCAAGGCAGCCTTCTTGCATGTTGTTAAGAAAGGGAAATCTCCTGATGTTCCACAGCCTCATAAATCGgaacattttggaaaagaatattCTCGGCACAATGGTGAAGACTTAGATGAAGTTTCCTTGGGTTCCAAATCTGACGAGTTTcttgggaaggaggaggagagagaagaaatacttAATGATTCTCAAGAAGTaacaaaagtgaaaatgcaAGAAAGCATAGCTTTTGCTGAGCAACATAAACCAAAAGACTCTGCTGCTATAcatgatttggaaaaaaataaaattatttctgttgccCTCCTAGAAGACAATGTGACTGATGTGGACATAAATGAATGTGATCTTTCTATTGAAAAACTGAATGAAACAATCAGTACCCTTCAGCAAGCTATATTAAAGATTTCTCAGCAACAGGAACTGCTTATGAAATCTCCGTCAGTGCCATCACCGGGAACCAGAAGTAACTCTCAGGACCAAAAGGTAAAACCATCAATTCATTTTGTTGAGCCTCTGTCTCCAACTGGAATGAACAGTCTTCGTAAACCACCGCGATTTGGTCAAGGAAGGACGCCTCGGTCAGGAAGACCAGCTGATCTGAAAGTCGCTAAAGACAGACAACAAAATTCAGCACGTGTTAAAACCCCAACCCCAAGTCTAGAAACCTTACCGCATTTAAGACCATTTCCATCCAATAGCTTGTCAAAGACACCAACAGAAATTGGCTTGGAAGGTAGTCCTGATCATGGAAGTGGTTCTcaagaaaagtgtttctttgATACCTATAGACTTCATGATGAGAGCAATCAACGGGCGCTCATTCTCTCCACCTCCAAGGatgcaaatattatttctgaaatgagcAAAGAGGTGAATAACAGCTTCAAGGAAACAGAGCTGAATTCTTCTGATGgctcaggaaaagaaaatgtcccAGTGGATGAGCCACTGAGAAGCAAGGCTAATCTCATTGAAGTAGACTTGTCTGACTTGAAAGCTCCAGATGAGGGAGAACTTGAAAACCAGGATAGCTCTACAGATGTAATTAGTGAAGGTGATCAGAAGTCTGGTGTAGGTTTTTTCTTCAAG GatgaacagaaagcagaagatgagCTCGCAAAAAAGCGTGCAGCATTCCTTTTGAAACAGCAACGCAAAGCTGAAGAAGCTCGGATTCGGAAGCAGCAGTTGGAAGCTGAAGTTGAACAAAAAAGAGATGAAGCTCG TCGCAAAGCTGAGGAGGACCGAATAcggaaggaagaagagaaggctcgaAGAGAACTTATCAAGCAAGAATATCTtaggaaaaaacagcagcaaattttGGAGGAGCAAGGGCTTGGAAAGCCCAAATCAAAGCCCAAAAAACCCAGGCCAAAGTCGGTCCATCATGAAGAATCTTACAGTGATTCAGGGACGAAGTGTTCTTCCACTC CTGATAATTTGAGCAGTGCTCAGTCTGGTTCCAGTCTGTCTTTGGCCTCAGCAGCGACAACTGAACCTGAAAGCGTACACTCTGGTGGCACGCCCTCTCAGAG AGTTGAATCTATGGAATCGCTACCAATACTGAGCAGAAATCCTAGCAGGAACACGGAAAGAGACTGGGAGAATGCTTCGACAGCATCTTCTATTGCTTCAGTGGCAGAATATACAG GTCCAAAATTATTTAAGGAGCCCAGCAGCAAATCAAACAAACCTATTATTCACAATGCTATCTCTCATTGCTGTCTCGCTGGAAAAGTGAATGAACCGCATAAGAATTCAATATTAGag GAACTAGAAAAATGCGATGCCAACCACTACATCATTTTGTTCCGTGATGCTGGCTGCCAGTTCAGAGCACTTTATTGCTACTATCCTGATACTGAAGAAATCTACAAGCTGACTGGAACAGGGCCAAAGAGCATCACCAAGAAAATGATTGACAAACTTTATAAGTACAGTTCGGacagaaaacagtttaatgTGATTCCAGCCAAAACCATGTCTGTCAGCGTGGATGCTCTCACTATTCATAACCACTTGTGGCAAGCCAAGCGACCTGCAGTGCCAAAGAAGACTCAGAGTCGTAAATGA